A single window of Mycolicibacterium madagascariense DNA harbors:
- a CDS encoding DUF3375 domain-containing protein, giving the protein MDDDTATTATQLLELNRGIQGSPTLRLLATLNLGTYATLMERHLSGGVVPETELVVRLERDLEELGGPGGEQSGLGLIKSWASQGWLHRVADQRSGVERNLCHLTQDARRALDFLRGMRRQDSIATGGSITGIASRLKQVALRVGNDPERIREGIEAEIAALRAELDALDEGAREPASDADLTDAYDEARAIALQMERLITDIGQYGTMIEQATAALDEPIDSNLEYRDRQRQMYADYQAAWDSRGRDSHRAFLRMINDPDQRAQFEADVAAVAEALPALDPALRRVMAGFFELVGHQIDEVERIQQRCAQRVKRFTAFGTLEQSRGVARQLNEAIGAARALLKTSLTDSRLDIELPLARHAFTSVGALSFRIGELSHPRPAEAAGGEVDLTSFAALTTQVDAPAMSDMINAAIVDGPLSLPDAVRLVSNEGHGAYLGHVIVLWSWALKQPGDQPAPSVTVRFQSLDGRDREMEVPRLMFTTPVSTLLGASA; this is encoded by the coding sequence GTGGACGACGACACCGCGACGACGGCTACCCAACTCCTCGAACTGAACCGCGGCATCCAGGGCTCCCCCACCCTGCGACTGCTGGCCACCCTGAATCTGGGCACGTACGCGACACTCATGGAACGCCACCTCAGCGGCGGTGTGGTCCCCGAGACCGAGCTCGTCGTGCGCCTCGAACGTGACCTCGAGGAGCTGGGCGGTCCCGGCGGCGAGCAGTCCGGGCTCGGCCTCATCAAGTCCTGGGCGAGTCAGGGCTGGCTGCACCGGGTGGCCGACCAGCGCTCGGGGGTCGAGCGCAACCTGTGCCACCTGACGCAGGACGCGCGTCGTGCGCTGGACTTCCTGCGCGGGATGCGCCGCCAGGACAGCATCGCCACCGGCGGCTCGATCACCGGCATCGCGTCGCGGCTCAAACAGGTCGCCCTGCGCGTCGGCAACGACCCCGAGCGCATCCGCGAGGGCATCGAGGCCGAGATCGCGGCGTTGCGCGCCGAGCTGGACGCGCTCGACGAGGGGGCCCGCGAACCCGCCTCCGACGCCGACCTCACCGACGCCTACGACGAGGCCCGCGCCATCGCCCTGCAGATGGAGCGGCTCATCACCGACATCGGCCAGTACGGCACGATGATCGAACAGGCCACCGCGGCCCTGGACGAACCGATCGACTCCAACCTCGAGTACCGCGACCGCCAGCGCCAGATGTACGCCGACTACCAGGCCGCCTGGGACTCCCGCGGCCGCGACTCCCACCGCGCCTTCCTGCGCATGATCAACGACCCCGACCAGCGCGCCCAGTTCGAGGCCGACGTGGCCGCCGTCGCCGAGGCACTGCCCGCTCTCGATCCGGCGCTGCGCCGGGTGATGGCCGGGTTCTTCGAACTGGTCGGCCACCAGATCGACGAGGTCGAGCGCATCCAGCAGCGCTGCGCCCAGCGGGTCAAGCGCTTCACCGCGTTCGGCACCCTCGAACAGAGCCGCGGCGTCGCCCGCCAGCTCAACGAGGCCATCGGTGCGGCCCGCGCACTCCTGAAGACCTCGCTGACCGACTCGCGCCTCGACATCGAACTACCGCTGGCCAGGCACGCGTTCACCTCGGTCGGCGCGCTGAGCTTCCGGATCGGCGAGCTGTCCCATCCCCGGCCCGCCGAGGCCGCCGGTGGCGAGGTCGACCTCACCAGCTTCGCCGCGCTCACCACCCAGGTCGACGCCCCCGCGATGTCGGACATGATCAACGCCGCGATCGTCGACGGCCCGCTGTCGCTGCCCGATGCGGTGCGGCTGGTGTCGAACGAGGGGCACGGCGCCTACCTCGGTCACGTCATCGTGCTGTGGTCCTGGGCGCTCAAACAACCCGGCGACCAACCCGCGCCATCGGTCACCGTCCGCTTCCAGTCTCTGGATGGACGCGACCGCGAAATGGAGGTTCCGCGCCTGATGTTCACCACGCCGGTCTCGACGCTGCTGGGAGCCTCCGCGTGA
- a CDS encoding DUF4194 domain-containing protein yields the protein MSPEPSADDYAALSALPQVDQTARAPQQRRPRFDGDVSELPDRACWALQQLLTRRYLSAEADRDVYAWVLEYRAQLSVRLSELDLLLHVVEGADVAFVEQARYESARGVKLLRREPLGTYDSILALHLAQMMRASGDQTVLISRDEVHALFAGVLNDVDRDVVTFTARIDGAIARLAALEILRRSRDDEDSYTVSPVISAVMTASVITELQQQFELLQGGVPQENDEREVTVDA from the coding sequence GTGAGCCCGGAGCCCTCCGCCGACGACTACGCGGCGCTGTCCGCGCTGCCCCAGGTCGACCAGACGGCCCGCGCGCCGCAGCAGCGGCGGCCCCGGTTCGACGGCGACGTCAGCGAGCTGCCCGACCGTGCGTGCTGGGCCCTGCAGCAGCTGCTCACCCGTCGCTACCTGAGCGCGGAGGCCGACCGCGACGTCTACGCGTGGGTGCTGGAGTACCGCGCGCAGCTGTCGGTGCGGCTGTCCGAACTGGACCTGCTGCTGCACGTCGTCGAGGGCGCGGACGTCGCGTTCGTCGAGCAGGCCCGCTACGAGTCGGCGCGCGGGGTGAAGCTGCTGCGCCGCGAGCCGCTGGGCACCTACGACTCGATCCTCGCGCTGCACCTCGCGCAGATGATGCGGGCCTCCGGGGACCAGACGGTGCTCATCAGCCGCGACGAGGTGCACGCGCTGTTCGCCGGGGTGCTCAACGACGTCGACCGCGACGTGGTGACGTTCACCGCGCGCATCGACGGCGCGATCGCCCGCCTCGCCGCACTGGAGATCCTGCGCAGGAGTCGCGACGACGAGGACAGCTACACCGTCAGCCCGGTCATCAGCGCGGTGATGACGGCCTCGGTCATCACCGAGTTGCAGCAGCAGTTCGAGCTGCTGCAGGGCGGCGTGCCGCAGGAGAACGACGAACGGGAAGTGACGGTCGATGCCTGA
- a CDS encoding betaine/proline/choline family ABC transporter ATP-binding protein, translating into MTTTSDGSGPSGVRIRLDHVSKVYPGSHQPAVDDVSLDIPAGEVVVFVGPSGCGKTTTMRMINRLSEPTSGKILIGDQDALSIKPTELRRSIGYSIQQAGLFPHMTIRQNVGLVPGLLKWDRRKIADRVDELLDLVGLEPGQYADRYPRQLSGGQQQRVGVARALAADPPVLLMDEPFGAVDPITRSSLQDELLRLQAELGKTIVFVTHDFGEAVKLGDRIAVLGPRSAVLQYDTPQVILANPADDTVAGFVGSGASLRQLGLLRVEDVALREHPAVHVDDSVEVARHALAGTPFDWVVVLDSKDRPVSWVRERALAHASDLRSVAEHLDVVSTQSTLEDALEAILAESHASAVVAGPGSRYAGVVTLETLIEAVTKVRADAHSEDRSA; encoded by the coding sequence GTGACAACGACTTCTGACGGTAGCGGGCCCAGCGGCGTCCGCATCCGGCTCGACCACGTGTCCAAGGTGTATCCCGGGTCCCATCAGCCGGCCGTCGACGACGTCTCGCTGGACATCCCCGCGGGCGAGGTCGTCGTCTTCGTCGGACCGTCCGGGTGCGGCAAGACCACGACGATGCGCATGATCAACCGGCTCAGCGAGCCGACGTCGGGCAAGATCCTCATCGGCGACCAGGACGCCCTCTCCATCAAGCCCACGGAGCTGAGGCGCTCCATCGGCTACTCGATTCAACAGGCGGGCCTGTTCCCGCACATGACGATTCGGCAGAACGTCGGCCTCGTGCCCGGCCTGCTGAAGTGGGACCGCAGGAAGATCGCCGACCGCGTGGACGAGCTGCTCGACCTCGTCGGCCTCGAACCGGGACAGTATGCCGACCGATATCCGCGCCAGCTCTCCGGCGGGCAGCAGCAGCGCGTCGGCGTGGCCCGGGCGCTGGCCGCCGATCCCCCGGTGCTGCTGATGGACGAGCCGTTCGGTGCGGTCGACCCCATCACCAGGAGCTCGCTACAGGACGAATTGCTGCGCCTGCAGGCCGAATTGGGCAAGACCATCGTCTTCGTGACCCACGACTTCGGCGAGGCGGTCAAGCTGGGCGATCGCATCGCCGTGCTGGGGCCCAGGTCCGCCGTGCTGCAGTACGACACCCCCCAGGTCATCCTCGCCAACCCCGCCGACGACACGGTCGCGGGCTTCGTCGGCTCGGGGGCCTCCCTGCGCCAACTCGGGCTGCTGCGGGTCGAGGACGTCGCACTGCGCGAGCACCCCGCGGTGCACGTCGACGACTCCGTCGAGGTGGCGCGACATGCGTTGGCAGGCACCCCGTTCGACTGGGTCGTGGTGCTGGACTCCAAGGACCGCCCGGTGAGCTGGGTGCGCGAGCGCGCCCTCGCCCACGCCTCCGACCTCCGCAGCGTCGCCGAGCATCTCGACGTCGTCAGCACCCAGTCCACGCTCGAGGACGCGCTCGAAGCCATCCTGGCCGAGAGCCACGCGTCGGCCGTCGTCGCCGGCCCCGGCAGCCGTTACGCGGGCGTCGTCACCCTCGAGACACTCATCGAGGCCGTCACGAAGGTGCGCGCCGACGCCCACTCGGAGGACCGTTCGGCGTGA
- a CDS encoding glycine betaine ABC transporter substrate-binding protein produces MRRSILRFVMATALVACVAACGLGSGGGLPLRVGPGSIKPTPGLQGVRITVGSKEYTEQVILGYILEYTLSAAGADVRDLTGIVGSRSTRGAQLSNQVDVAYEFTGNAWINYLGHETPIADTRRQFEAVRDADLKANDMVWLEPGPMDDTYALAASKAVVQRTGVHTLSQYAELVKRNPAAAKTCVDTEFRARQDGFPGMAAAYGFDPARAQTPILQVGIIYQATADATQCDFGEVFTTDGRIAALDLTVLQDDKQFFAHYNPSVTMKRAFSQAHPQIADVTAPVTAALTNDVIIELNKRVDVDGKDPSIVARDWMVSRGFITAG; encoded by the coding sequence ATGAGGCGCTCCATCCTGCGGTTCGTGATGGCCACCGCACTGGTCGCCTGTGTCGCGGCGTGCGGCCTCGGCTCCGGCGGCGGCCTGCCGCTGCGCGTGGGCCCCGGGTCGATCAAGCCCACCCCGGGACTGCAGGGTGTGCGCATCACGGTGGGCTCCAAGGAGTACACCGAGCAGGTCATCCTCGGCTACATCCTGGAGTACACGCTGTCCGCCGCCGGCGCCGACGTGCGCGACCTGACCGGCATCGTCGGATCCCGCAGCACCCGCGGCGCCCAGCTGTCCAACCAGGTCGACGTCGCCTACGAGTTCACCGGCAATGCCTGGATCAACTACCTCGGCCACGAGACGCCGATCGCGGACACCCGCAGGCAGTTCGAGGCCGTCCGGGATGCCGATCTCAAGGCCAACGACATGGTGTGGCTCGAGCCGGGCCCCATGGACGACACCTACGCGCTGGCCGCGAGCAAGGCCGTCGTCCAGCGGACCGGCGTCCACACGCTGTCCCAGTACGCCGAGTTGGTGAAACGCAACCCCGCTGCCGCCAAGACGTGCGTGGACACCGAATTCCGCGCCCGCCAGGACGGCTTCCCCGGCATGGCGGCGGCGTACGGATTCGACCCCGCGCGGGCCCAGACCCCCATCCTGCAGGTCGGCATCATCTACCAGGCGACCGCCGACGCCACCCAGTGCGACTTCGGCGAGGTGTTCACCACCGACGGCCGGATCGCGGCCCTGGACCTGACGGTCCTGCAGGACGACAAGCAGTTCTTCGCGCACTACAACCCGTCGGTGACGATGAAACGTGCCTTCTCCCAAGCACATCCGCAGATCGCCGACGTCACGGCGCCCGTGACGGCCGCGCTCACCAATGACGTCATCATCGAGCTCAACAAGCGGGTCGACGTCGACGGCAAGGATCCCAGCATCGTGGCGCGCGACTGGATGGTCAGCCGCGGGTTCATCACCGCCGGGTAG
- a CDS encoding ABC transporter permease: MSTAVDAPAGGTTRADRLRLLIQPVLVLIVAAAVLLWAFDRDLTATQKENVNAANVGLLIWQHLLITATVTVIVLAVGVPLGVLVTRPGARRLRPLVIGVANVGQAAPAIGLLVLLFLLTATTGFWIGVLPIALYSLLPVLSSTILGIDEVDDALVDAGRGQGLSKRSLLLRVELPLAVPYILAGLRTSLVLAVGTATLSFLVNAGGLGILIDTGYKLQDDVTLILGSVLAVCLALLVDWLGGLAEFYLGPKGLR, from the coding sequence GTGAGCACCGCCGTCGACGCCCCGGCCGGGGGCACCACGCGGGCGGACCGACTTCGGCTGCTGATCCAGCCGGTGCTGGTGCTGATCGTCGCTGCGGCCGTGCTCCTCTGGGCGTTCGACCGCGATCTCACCGCCACCCAGAAGGAGAACGTCAACGCCGCCAACGTCGGCCTGTTGATCTGGCAGCATCTGCTAATCACCGCGACCGTGACGGTCATCGTGCTGGCGGTCGGGGTTCCGCTCGGCGTCCTCGTGACGCGGCCGGGGGCTCGACGGTTGCGGCCGTTGGTGATCGGCGTCGCGAACGTCGGCCAGGCCGCACCCGCCATCGGTCTGCTGGTGTTGCTGTTCCTGCTGACCGCGACGACCGGCTTCTGGATCGGCGTGCTGCCAATCGCGCTGTACTCCCTGCTGCCGGTGCTCTCCAGCACGATCCTGGGTATCGACGAAGTGGACGACGCGCTGGTCGACGCGGGCCGCGGACAGGGGCTGTCGAAGCGCTCCCTGCTGTTGAGAGTCGAACTGCCGCTTGCCGTTCCGTACATCCTGGCGGGCCTGCGCACGTCGCTGGTGCTGGCCGTCGGAACGGCGACCCTGTCGTTCCTCGTCAACGCGGGCGGCCTGGGCATCCTCATCGACACCGGATACAAGCTGCAGGACGACGTCACGCTGATCCTCGGCAGTGTGCTCGCCGTGTGCCTGGCCCTGCTCGTCGACTGGCTCGGTGGCCTTGCCGAGTTCTACCTGGGCCCCAAGGGACTTCGATGA
- a CDS encoding FAD/NAD(P)-binding protein, producing the protein MDPRSSHASGPARVVVVGGGFSGAMSAVNVARLSAEPLHVTVVNGAHPVGRGVAYGLRRPEYLLNVAARNMSAFPDEPEHFLEWLRTRSEFESTPEVELRERFISRQIYGDYLRAIVQHHLQSPGAMTPVSAQTIVGDVLDVEPLDSGGLVHLADGTTLRADRVVLATGNEAPNPLPGAEALTDHRAWVGNPWHAWEDRLPGPDGNVVILGTGLSAVDAIITLRTLGWLGSIDAVSRHGWFPHAHFRGIEYPEFPPPGVDLATLGLDALRALVETHCALLHERNANPAIIVDKLRPHTQRIWNGFDRQDRLTFATEHAARWNVFRHRIAPDIAAQITSSQLTGQLRVHAQRIEELTAAGSDRIRVRLADGRTLDADLVINATGPATRFTATRSALLQNLLRRGLIAPDDTDMGVRVDPDHTVVDAAGERSDLLLALGPMLRGTYWETIAVPELRVQARRVAETLLGSSRMDLDEGQLLLEYMI; encoded by the coding sequence GTGGACCCACGGTCATCGCACGCATCGGGCCCCGCCCGCGTCGTCGTCGTCGGCGGCGGATTCAGCGGAGCGATGAGCGCCGTGAACGTCGCCCGGCTCAGCGCCGAACCGCTGCACGTGACCGTCGTCAACGGGGCGCATCCCGTCGGGCGGGGCGTCGCCTACGGGTTGCGGCGGCCCGAGTACCTCCTCAACGTGGCGGCCCGGAACATGTCGGCATTCCCCGACGAGCCGGAGCACTTCCTCGAGTGGCTGCGCACCCGTTCGGAGTTCGAGTCGACGCCGGAAGTCGAACTGCGCGAACGGTTCATCTCCCGTCAGATCTACGGCGACTACCTGCGCGCCATCGTGCAGCACCACCTGCAGAGCCCCGGGGCCATGACGCCCGTCAGCGCACAGACCATCGTCGGCGACGTCCTAGACGTGGAGCCGCTGGACTCCGGCGGGCTGGTGCACCTCGCGGACGGGACGACGCTGCGCGCGGACCGCGTCGTGCTGGCCACCGGTAACGAGGCGCCCAACCCGCTGCCCGGCGCCGAGGCGCTTACCGATCACCGGGCCTGGGTCGGCAACCCCTGGCACGCGTGGGAGGACCGGCTGCCGGGGCCCGACGGCAACGTCGTCATCCTCGGCACCGGGCTGTCGGCCGTCGACGCGATCATCACGCTGCGCACCCTGGGATGGCTGGGCAGCATCGACGCCGTGTCGCGGCACGGCTGGTTCCCACATGCGCACTTCCGCGGCATCGAGTATCCCGAATTCCCGCCCCCGGGAGTCGATCTCGCCACGCTGGGCCTCGACGCGCTGCGGGCGTTGGTGGAGACGCACTGCGCGCTGCTGCACGAGCGCAACGCCAACCCGGCGATCATCGTCGACAAGCTGCGCCCGCACACCCAGCGCATCTGGAACGGATTCGACCGGCAGGACCGCCTGACGTTCGCCACCGAGCATGCGGCCCGGTGGAACGTGTTCCGGCACCGCATCGCCCCCGACATCGCCGCCCAGATCACCAGCTCGCAGCTGACCGGCCAACTGCGGGTGCACGCCCAGCGCATCGAGGAACTGACGGCGGCGGGTTCCGATCGCATCCGGGTGCGGCTGGCCGACGGGCGCACGCTCGATGCGGACCTGGTGATCAACGCGACCGGACCCGCGACGCGGTTCACCGCCACGCGCTCGGCGCTCTTGCAGAATCTGTTGCGCCGCGGCCTGATTGCGCCCGACGACACCGACATGGGTGTCCGCGTCGACCCGGACCACACCGTCGTCGACGCCGCCGGCGAGCGGTCGGATCTGCTTCTCGCCCTCGGTCCGATGCTGCGCGGCACGTACTGGGAGACGATCGCCGTTCCGGAGTTGCGGGTGCAGGCCCGCCGGGTGGCGGAGACGCTGCTCGGCAGCAGCCGGATGGACCTCGACGAGGGCCAGCTGCTGCTGGAGTACATGATCTGA
- a CDS encoding ABC transporter permease yields MGALWSYVTDHQAQLLFDSYQHVSAVVQSVLIATVVGVAIGVLSYRSRLASELATATSSVILTVPAFALLGLLIPLFGLGVIPSVTALVLYSLLPIIRNTIVGLNALDPALTDAARGIGMGRLATLARVELRLVWPSILSAMRLSTQMSMGVLAIAAYVKGPGLGNLIFAGLARVGSPTALPMALIGTLLIVVLALVLDAALVLLGRLTTSKGIR; encoded by the coding sequence GTGGGGGCGCTGTGGAGCTACGTCACCGACCATCAGGCACAGTTGCTCTTCGACTCCTACCAACACGTCAGCGCGGTCGTCCAAAGCGTGCTCATCGCGACCGTCGTCGGCGTCGCCATCGGCGTGCTCAGCTACCGCAGCCGGCTGGCTTCCGAGCTCGCCACGGCGACGTCGAGCGTCATCCTGACCGTGCCGGCCTTCGCCCTCCTCGGCCTGCTCATCCCGCTGTTCGGGCTCGGCGTTATCCCCAGCGTCACGGCCCTGGTGCTGTACTCGCTGCTGCCGATCATCAGGAACACCATCGTCGGCCTCAACGCGCTCGACCCCGCCCTGACCGACGCCGCCCGCGGTATCGGCATGGGCCGGCTGGCCACCCTGGCCCGCGTCGAACTGCGATTGGTCTGGCCGTCGATCCTGTCGGCGATGCGACTCAGCACGCAGATGTCGATGGGCGTCCTCGCCATCGCCGCCTACGTGAAGGGCCCGGGGCTCGGCAACCTCATCTTCGCCGGGCTCGCCAGGGTCGGCAGCCCGACCGCGCTGCCGATGGCGCTGATCGGCACGCTGCTGATCGTCGTGCTCGCCTTGGTCCTCGACGCCGCCCTCGTCCTGCTCGGCCGACTCACTACGTCGAAAGGCATTCGGTGA
- a CDS encoding ATP-binding protein: protein MPEQFHLSRLQVINWGVFDGYHSIPFSEGGALIAGASGSGKSSLLDAISLGFLPFNRRNFNASGDNSAAGSSAGRRTVDKYVRGAWGQRSDGGSSKVMYLRGEGAAWSAVAVTYTSDTGRAVTGLVLKWLTGESRSDSSSRFVLADGDKDVEDVCNRWASGRFDAGVFKEDDWRFSTKVESQYLAQLYATIGIRASDAAQQLLGKAKSLKSVGGLEQFVREFMLDEPSSLTRLPEALKQIDPLVDARELLAVAQRKRKILGDIEKIQQRYGSESSDLGIIDLVDQPMVRAYTDHVRLAQCPTQIASLDATIDQLGNEYEDVTRQLNLAKAEGDSLNAQISGSSASIGPLQSQVAGAEAQAEEVSRRRAGYEALLTAQQLDVPDTADEFWNLREELTTTATELLAKLDRGREASTDAEYAQKVARIARDDAAKELKRVEHVGSALPEFAIVMRENICAAIGIDAGELPYVAELMDLRPEHSRWRVAVEKVLRGVGLRLLVPDDHYAAVLRFVNETNMGGRLQLHHVRASFLGGVPAEADPNTLAGKLFVVDPAHVCAAEAADVVATAGEHVCVDGPDLFPRFRRAVTDTGLYKDSDRLAIKDDRRALRQSDFIYQGDVAAKVDALTVDLAAAEDAYQQARRAADDIAAQRQRWRDRAAACRAICEQYPQWSQIDTETADGHADRLREQFELLLADHPDIEALNARADQCWEEIQTLMTRRGAIQTRRDELDGRRTRLLELQERLTPAFVSEPLTDLLNRYAGDVPVTLELLNPEPHREAVFTAIRREREQLRESRRRSYDELARILNTFDTAFPDAVPNDSDVFDERVHDYVALCRHIDERELPEAYERMMRLVTEQAPDAILTLHRVAEQEARRISEQIARVNTGLGSVEFNHGTRLTLRATPRSLTAVAELTEIVRAISRRIAEVGLGDKQAILDQYADILRLRNRLASTAPEDRAWTRDALDVRNRFTFDCAEWDVSSEELIRTHSNAGDNSGGEQEKLMAFCLAGALSFNLASPDSTDNTPVFAQLMLDEAFSKSDPQFAQQALQAFRKFGFQLVIVATVQNATTIQPYIDSVVMVSKKEAIGRNARPVATVTSKTISDFTALRREMSASAAAARVPTPV, encoded by the coding sequence ATGCCTGAGCAGTTCCACCTGTCCCGGCTGCAGGTCATCAACTGGGGCGTGTTCGACGGCTACCACAGCATCCCGTTCAGCGAGGGCGGCGCACTGATCGCCGGCGCCTCGGGCAGCGGCAAATCCTCACTGCTGGATGCCATTTCACTTGGGTTCCTCCCCTTCAACCGCAGGAACTTCAACGCCTCGGGCGACAACTCGGCCGCCGGGTCCAGCGCGGGCCGCCGCACGGTCGACAAGTACGTGCGCGGCGCCTGGGGCCAGCGCAGCGACGGCGGTTCCAGCAAGGTCATGTACCTGCGCGGCGAGGGGGCCGCCTGGTCCGCCGTCGCCGTCACCTACACCAGTGACACCGGTCGGGCCGTGACCGGCCTGGTGCTCAAGTGGCTCACCGGCGAGTCCCGGTCGGACTCCTCCAGCCGGTTCGTCCTGGCCGACGGCGACAAGGACGTCGAGGACGTCTGCAACCGGTGGGCCTCCGGCCGGTTCGACGCAGGCGTGTTCAAGGAGGACGACTGGCGGTTCTCCACCAAGGTGGAGTCGCAGTACCTCGCCCAGCTCTACGCCACGATCGGCATCCGCGCCTCCGACGCCGCCCAGCAGCTGCTGGGAAAGGCCAAGTCGCTCAAGAGCGTTGGTGGCCTGGAGCAGTTCGTGCGGGAGTTCATGCTCGACGAGCCGAGCAGCCTGACCCGGTTGCCCGAGGCGCTCAAGCAGATCGACCCGCTGGTCGACGCGCGCGAGCTGCTCGCCGTCGCCCAGCGCAAGCGCAAGATCCTCGGCGACATCGAGAAGATCCAGCAGCGCTACGGCTCGGAGTCCTCCGACCTCGGCATCATCGACCTCGTCGACCAGCCGATGGTGCGGGCCTACACCGACCACGTCCGGCTGGCGCAGTGCCCGACCCAGATTGCCTCGCTCGACGCGACGATCGACCAGCTCGGCAACGAGTACGAAGACGTCACCCGGCAGCTGAATCTGGCCAAGGCCGAAGGGGATTCGCTCAACGCCCAGATCAGCGGGTCCAGTGCGAGCATCGGGCCGCTGCAGTCGCAGGTGGCCGGCGCCGAGGCGCAGGCCGAGGAGGTGTCGCGCCGACGCGCCGGGTACGAGGCGCTGCTGACCGCCCAGCAGCTCGACGTGCCCGACACCGCCGACGAGTTCTGGAACCTGCGCGAGGAACTCACCACCACGGCGACCGAACTGCTGGCCAAACTCGACCGCGGGCGGGAGGCCTCCACCGACGCCGAGTACGCCCAGAAGGTCGCGAGGATCGCGCGCGACGACGCGGCCAAGGAACTCAAGCGCGTCGAGCACGTGGGTTCGGCCCTGCCCGAGTTCGCCATCGTGATGCGCGAGAACATCTGTGCCGCAATCGGAATCGATGCCGGTGAGCTCCCCTACGTCGCCGAGCTGATGGATCTGCGGCCCGAGCACAGCCGCTGGCGGGTCGCCGTGGAGAAGGTGCTGCGCGGCGTGGGTCTGCGGCTGCTGGTCCCCGACGACCACTACGCGGCGGTGCTGCGCTTCGTCAACGAGACCAACATGGGCGGCCGGCTCCAGCTGCATCACGTCCGCGCGTCCTTCCTGGGCGGCGTGCCCGCCGAGGCCGACCCGAACACGTTGGCGGGCAAGCTCTTCGTGGTCGATCCGGCCCACGTCTGTGCCGCCGAGGCCGCCGACGTCGTCGCCACCGCGGGTGAACACGTCTGCGTCGACGGCCCCGACCTGTTCCCCCGCTTCCGGCGGGCGGTCACCGACACCGGTCTGTACAAGGACTCCGACCGGCTGGCCATCAAGGACGACCGTCGGGCGCTGCGCCAGTCCGACTTCATCTATCAGGGCGACGTCGCCGCCAAGGTCGACGCGCTCACCGTCGACCTCGCCGCCGCCGAGGACGCCTACCAGCAGGCCCGCCGCGCCGCCGACGACATCGCGGCACAGCGCCAGCGGTGGCGGGACCGGGCGGCGGCCTGCCGGGCCATTTGCGAGCAGTACCCGCAATGGAGCCAGATCGACACCGAGACCGCCGACGGACACGCCGACCGGTTGCGCGAGCAGTTCGAGCTGCTGCTCGCCGACCACCCCGACATCGAGGCGCTCAACGCCCGAGCGGATCAGTGCTGGGAGGAGATTCAGACCCTGATGACCCGTCGCGGCGCGATCCAGACGCGCCGCGACGAGCTCGACGGGCGGCGCACCCGGCTGCTCGAGCTGCAGGAGCGGCTGACACCGGCGTTCGTGTCCGAGCCGCTGACCGACCTGCTGAACCGCTACGCCGGCGACGTCCCCGTCACCCTCGAGCTGCTCAACCCCGAGCCGCACCGGGAGGCGGTGTTCACCGCGATCCGTCGCGAACGCGAACAGCTCAGGGAGAGCCGCAGGCGCTCCTACGACGAGCTGGCCCGCATCCTCAACACCTTCGACACGGCGTTCCCCGACGCCGTCCCCAACGACAGCGACGTGTTCGACGAACGCGTGCATGACTACGTCGCGCTGTGTCGCCACATCGACGAGCGGGAGCTGCCCGAGGCCTACGAACGGATGATGCGGCTGGTCACCGAGCAGGCCCCCGACGCCATCCTCACCCTGCACCGGGTCGCCGAGCAGGAGGCCAGGCGGATCAGCGAGCAGATCGCGCGCGTCAACACCGGGCTGGGCTCGGTGGAGTTCAACCACGGCACCCGGCTGACGCTGCGCGCCACCCCCCGCAGTCTGACCGCGGTCGCAGAGTTGACCGAGATCGTGCGGGCCATCTCGCGGCGCATCGCCGAGGTCGGGCTCGGCGACAAGCAGGCGATCCTGGATCAGTACGCCGACATCCTGCGGCTGCGCAACCGGTTGGCGTCCACCGCGCCGGAGGACCGGGCCTGGACCCGCGACGCCCTGGACGTCCGCAATCGGTTCACCTTCGACTGCGCGGAGTGGGACGTCAGCAGCGAGGAGCTGATCCGCACCCATAGCAACGCCGGTGACAACTCGGGCGGCGAGCAGGAGAAGCTCATGGCGTTCTGCCTCGCGGGCGCGCTGAGCTTCAACCTGGCCAGCCCCGACAGCACCGACAACACACCGGTGTTCGCGCAGCTGATGCTCGACGAGGCGTTCTCGAAGTCAGACCCGCAGTTCGCGCAGCAGGCGCTGCAGGCGTTCCGCAAGTTCGGCTTCCAGCTCGTCATCGTCGCGACGGTGCAGAACGCCACCACGATCCAGCCCTACATCGACAGCGTGGTGATGGTCTCGAAGAAGGAGGCCATCGGCCGCAATGCCCGACCGGTCGCGACCGTGACGAGCAAGACGATCTCCGACTTCACGGCGCTGCGCCGCGAGATGTCGGCGTCCGCCGCCGCGGCCCGGGTGCCCACCCCGGTGTGA